The genomic window CTTTAACAATGGCTACAATTAGATTGCCGTCGGCATCGATCAAACAGATGTTTTTCACAAAGTCTTCCGGTTTAACCTGAGCTGCTTGAGCGGCTTCTTCCACCGAGTGACAGGACTGTTGGAAAACCAAATGATCGGCCTCGATGCTACCACTGATAATGTAATTTTTTAATTCTTGAGCATACCGGTCCAAAATACCCGTCCTCCTTTACTTCGTTTATTTTGGAACCTAATTGACAACAGGAGCTTTAATGCTCAGAGTGCGTAAGTGGTATTGACCAAGTTAATTAGTCAACTTTGGTCAAACATAAAATTATTTTAATTCCAATATCAGACTCGTTAACGAAATAACATATTATTTTATTGCTTATTACCCCCAATTATGATAAGCTCAATTCATATAATACTCACATTTATGTGCGTCACCTTATTATAACGAAAGGGGGGCACCCATGGCTAACCTAAAGCGCACGCCTTTGTTCGAAATCCATCGGCAGTTGGGCGGTAAAATGGTACCGTTTGCCGGTTGGGAAATGCCGGTTCAGTACTCTGGCATTATCGACGAAACCAAGGCGACGCGTACCAAAGCAACTTTGTTCGATATTTCCCATATGGGACAGATTCTGGTTACCGGTTCCGATGCTGGGCAGTTTCTCCAGCACATGGTTACCAATGATGTAGCCAGGCTAAGAGACAACCAGGCCCAGTATGCATTCTTATGTAGGGAACACGGCGGTACTGTGGACGACATTTTAGTTTATCGGCTTACAGACAGCAGGTACCTGTTGGTAGTCAACGCCGCTAATGCCGATAAAGATTTCGATTGGCTAACCGAACAGAGACAGGGCAACGTACAGGTAGACAACTTGTGTGCAGTTGAAGGACAGCTGGCTCTGCAAGGACCGGCAGCGATTGAAGTATTGAGCAAACTAACTGAAGCAGACCTGGGTAGCATCAAATATTTTCGGTTTCTACCGGAGGTGGAGGTTGCAGGGGTAAAGTGCCTGGTCTCCCGGACAGGCTATACCGGCGAAGACGGTTTTGAAATCTATTCCGGCCGCAAGCACCTGGCCCTGCTTTGGGAAGCACTTCTGGATGCGGGTAAGACTGTCGGACTTATTCCGGCGGGATTAGGTGCCCGCGATGTGCTTCGCTTAGAAGCTGGACTGCCTTTATACGGTCACGAACTGGATGAAGACATTACTCCGCTGGAAGCGGGACAGGATTTCTTCATTAAGTTGGGTAAAGAGGAGGACTTTATCGGTAAAGCTGCCCTGCAGGAACAGGTAAGCGCCGGGTTGACACGGCAACTGGTAGGGTTTGAAACCCTAGAGCGGGTTATTCCTCGTAGCGGCTATGATATTTACCATCAGGGTGATAAGATGGGACAAGTAACTTCCGGATCTTTTTCGCCCACACTGGGTAAGGTTATAGGGTTTGGTTTCGTCAAGCCTAAGTGGAGTACCACCGGCACTCAAATAGAAATCCAAGTTCGGGGCCGCATGGCCAAGGCTCAGGTTGTTCCACTACCATTTTACCGGAGGGAGAAATAATGTCAAAAATACCGGAAAAACTACTCTATTTAGAAACCCACGAATGGGTGCGGTTCGAAAACGAGAAGGCCTATGTAGGCATCACTGATTATGCCCAGGATCAGTTGGGTGACGTGGTTTTCGTTGAGCTTCCGGCGGTGGGAGAGGAGTTTCAAGCGAAAAGCGGCATTGCCGTGGTAGAGTCAGTTAAGGCTGCATCAGATATTTATGCTCCGATTTCAGGGACTGTAGTTGAAGTAAACGAAGCCTTGGAGGATAATCCGCAGCTTGTTAACGAGGACCCCTACGGCGAAGGGTGGATGGTGGTTCTTACCGTTGACAATGAGGAAGAAATAAAGGCGCTCTTGTCGGCTGAGGACTATGGCAAGATTTTGGAAGAGGAGGCCTAAGGATGGGTTGGCATTACCTGCCCCATACTGACGATGAGCGGGCAGCTATGCTTGAGACTTTAGGGTTAAATACAGTAGAAGACCTATTTATCGATATCCCAGACCAGGTACGATTTGACCGCGAACTGGAATTGCCTGCTCCTTTAGCAGAACCAGAACTGTATGACCACATGTACGCCTTGGCGGCCAAGAATGCTAACTTGAACGATTATGCCACTTTTCTTGGGGCCGGGGTGTACGATCATTATGTCCCCAGTGCCGTCCGACAAATTTTAGCCCGTAACGAGTTTTATACTGCTTATACCCCGTACCAACCAGAAACCAGTCAAGGTATCTTACAGGCTATGTTTGAATATCAAGATATGATCTGTGAATTGACCGGCATGGATGTGGCCAACGCTTCGTTATATGACGGGGCTACAGCAGTGGCGGAAGCCGCTTTGGTAGCTGTGAATTCGACTCGAAACACAGAGATAGTGGTAGCCGATACGGTAAACCCGGCTTATCGCACGGTGCTGTCCACTTACGTAACGCCCCAAGGATTCACTGTTAAGGAGTTGCCGAATGCAGACGGGGTGTTAGATCCGGGTACAGTAGTCGATAATCTCGGTCCGGAAACGGCCTGCTTGATTGTTCAGACTCCCAACTTCTTTGGGATCTTGGAAGATATCACGGCGCTCGCCAAGAAACTGGCGGATCACAAAGCCGTGCTAATTGTGGTGGCCGATCCGATCGGCTTGGGTTTATTAGAACCGCCTGTGCAAGCAGATATTGTGGTGGGAGACGGCCAAAGCTTAGGTAATGCGCCCAGTTTCGGCGGACCGTTGCTGGGATTTTTGGCGGCAAAACAGAAGCTGGTTCGGCGGCTGCCAGGGCGAATTGTTGGGCAAACAACTGACAAAGAAGGGAACCGGGGTTTTGTTCTAACTTTACAGACCCGTGAGCAGCATATTCGCCGGGAGAAGGCCACATCAAATATTTGCTCCAACCAGGCCTTGAATGCTTTGGCTGCTGCCGTGTACATGACTTTGATGGGTCCTCAGGGTTTGCGCCAAGTGGCGGAACTGTCACTTAAAAAAGCGCACTATGCAGCCGACAGAATTGCCGCTGTACCGGGTTTCTCGCTGGCGTTTGACCGTCCGTTCTTTAAAGAGTTTGTGATCAAGGCTAACCGACCCATCAGCGAAATAAACCAAGCACTGCTGGGCCGGAATATTATCGGTGGGCTAGATCTTAGTTGTTACTATCCCGAACTAAAAGATCACATGCTGCTATGTGTCACTGAACGGCGGACGCGAGCGGAGATCGACACGTTGGTGTCAGTATTGGAGGGGATGTCATGAGAAAAGAGAAAGCCTTGATTTTCGAACTGGGAAGCTCCGGACGCGAAGGCTTTTCCTTGCCGGCCAGCGACGTTCCCGAACAAGACCTTGCCGACCTAATTCCGCCATCATTCCTACGGGAAACTGCACCTGATTTACCCGAAGTGTCCGAAGGGGAAGCTGTCCGCCATTATGTGGAGCTGTCGCGCCGCAATTTTGGCGTGGACAACGGCTTCTATCCCCTCGGGTCTTGTACTATGAAGTATAACCCGAAGATAAACGAAGACGTAGCCGCCCTGCCGGGCTTTGCTCAGGTGCATCCCTATCTGCCGAAGGAGCTAAGCCAAGGAGCGCTCCAGGTGTTATACGAATTGGACCAGTATCTGTCTGAGATCACCGGTATGGATAGAGTTACTGTGCAGCCGGCTGCCGGTGCTCATGGTGAGCTCACCGGCCTGATGTTGATCCGAGCCTACCATAATAATCGCGGGGACAATCGCACCACTGTTATCTGCCCTGACTCCGCTCACGGCACTAACCCGGCCAGTGCAGCCATGGCAGGTTTTAAGGTGCTTACTATACCGTCCAATGACAAGGGTCTGGTAGATCTGGAAGCCTTAAAAGCAGCTCTGGACGAAGATGTAGCAGCTCTGATGCTTACCAACCCCAACACCTTGGGCTTGTTCGAGGTGGATATTCATGAGATCGCCAACCTGGTGCACCAAGTGGGCGGTCTACTGTATTATGACGGGGCCAATCTAAACGCTGTCATGGGTCATGCGCGCCCGGGAGACATGGGTTTTGATGTGGTCCATCTAAACCTGCATAAGACGTTTTCCACTCCTCACGGCGGTGGGGGGCCAGGCAGCGGTGCAGTGGGCGTAAAGAAGGAACTGATTCCCTTCTTGCCGGTGCCGGTAGTGGAGAAGGAGCAAGACCGTTATACATTAAGCTACGATGTACCGCTTAGCATAGGCAAAGTTCAAGGATTCTACGGCAACTTCGGTACAGCGCTCAAAGCGTACACCTACATTCGGCAGATGGGTGGCCGCGGTCTGAGACAAGCCAGCAGCGATGCGGTCTTAAACGCCAATTATGTACGACACCTGCTTAAAGACGCATATTTACTCCCGCACGGAGACGGTCCCTGTAAACACGAGTTTGTGCTCAGTGCGAAAAACTTTAAGGATAAATACGGTGTCCGAACGCTGGATATTGCCAAACGGCTGATCGATTACGGGGTGCATCCGCCTACCGTTTACTTCCCCCTTATTGTCGACGAAGCTCTTATGATTGAACCCACGGAAACAGAATCGAAGCAGACACTGGATGAGTTTGTCCAGGTGATGAAAGCGATTGCCAAGGAGGCGGCCACTGACCCCGAATCGGTGCTCAGCGCACCCCACACTACGGTAGTGGGACGGCTGGATGAAGTAAAAGCGGCCCGACATCTGGTACTGCGTCGGGAAAAGTAGAAGAACTGCCGGTTGCCTGGGATCCCAGGCAACCGGCAGCTTACTGTTATACGGCTATACCACTACTTTTTCATCGCTGTCGTTATCGAAGTTAAATGTATCGTCTGCTAGCAGCCAATCCAAAAACAGTACCAGACCATCCTGGCTGTTGGGGGCGGTTACATGGTCGGCTTGACGCTGGACTTCTTCCGGAGCGTTTCCCATGGCCACACCTAACCCGGCAGCCAAGATCATCTCAAGATCATTGTAACCATCGCCTACAGCCACGGTAGCAGAAAGGGGAATCTGTAAGTAGGCGGCCAAATATTCCACGGCCGTTCCTTTAGATACGCCCGGCGGTAATATCTCTAGTAAGTGCCGATAGGAAGAAGTGGGCTGAACGGCTGCGCCTAATTCTTGTTCTATTATTCTCTTTACCCGTCCCAGTTCTTCCGGTTCACCTAAGAAGTCAATTTGTTCCGGCCCCTGAGCGGCTGTGGCAGCCAGGTCAGGGACTATTACAGGTGAGGTAAAGGAATATTTTAGATATTCTTGGTTCCAATAAGCCAGCTTTTCTAGGTAGAGCTGGCCTTTTGAATACAGTTGGCAGGGGCAGCCGGTTCTGCGGGCAATGGAGATCAAAGTTTGAGCACTATTACTGCCTATCTGCCAGCTGGCCAGGACTTCCCCGGCCAGGGTTTGAATAAGTGCGCCGTGGTTAAGGATCAGCGGCAGGGTTAAACCTAAGTGCTGAGCATAAGGGATGGCATCGCCAAATAGCCTGCCAGTGGCAAAAGTGACTTTTAGTCCTTGAGCCCTGGCCTTTTTCACGGCTGCCTCTGTATTCGGTGACAGCTCGCTTTTGTGATCCAGCAGAGTACCGTCCAGATCCAGGACCAACAGGCGGTAACGGGAAATTGTCATCTCTTCACCTCGAGGAGTCTAGTTGTGCTTGTCCTTGAAGAAAAGCTTGCTTTAGGGCCCAAGCGACTTGCTTGGGGTCAGGTGACGACACAATGGCCGAGACCACTGATAGGCCGTCTACGCCAGTGGCGGCAACGACCGCGGCGTTGTCAATGTTGATACCGCCGATAGCTACAATGGGAATAGTTACAGCTTCGCGGACAGCGCTCAACCCTTCCAGACCGATGGCGTCACCGGCGTCAGCTTTGGTTCCGGTGGGAAAGACTGCTCCCACCCCTAAGTAATCGGCGCCATCTTGTTCGGCTCGCCGCGCTTCATCCACTGTTGAAGCAGAAATGCCGAGGATCTTATCTGGGCCGATAAGTTTCCGAGCCAGTTTGCAAGGGATGTCTTCCTGTCCCAGGTGTACGCCGTCGGCGTCAACAGCCAGAGCCACATCTACTCGATCGTTAACAATGAGTGGAACTCTGTAGCAGCGGGTAACTTCCAGCAATGCTAATGCCTCCTGCACCATATCACGCCCGCAAGCATTCTTGGCCCGATATTGGACCAAGGTGGCTCCCCCTTGGATAGCTTGTTCCACTATCTCTACCATTGGACGCCCTTTAGACAAGGCTTTGTCGGTGAGCACGTACAAGTCATATTGTATTTCCACTGGTTACACCTCCATATTCACTGAGATTTTCAAGCGGTCCCTCAAGTGCTCTGCGTTCAGGTTGTACACGGCATCGAACAGGTTAGCCTGAAAGGTTCCGGGACCATCTGCTTTTTCGGCTGCTATTTCTGCCGCTACGCCGTAAGCGGCTAAGGCACCGGCAGCGGCCAGAAACGGGTCTTGGGCCACTGCGGTCCAGGCGGCAATAACCGAGGTGGCCATACACCCGGTACCGGTGACAACAGTGAGAAGCGGATGGCCGTTATCGATGCGGACGAGCCTGTTACCGTCCGACACATAGTCATACCGCCCTGTAACCGCGGCCGTGGCCGAGTATTTCCCGGCTAACTTTGCCGCCAGCTCTGAGCGGTCTTTATCCAATGCTGTACTGTCAAGATGATCATCCGGTCTGGCGTCTACTCCGCGGGGACGCACTCCTTTTCCGGCCAGAAAACCCATTTCGGAACTGTTGCCACGAATAACCGTGCATTTGACCTGCTGCAATATCTTCAGTATCATTTCTGTCCGAAAGGGCGTAGTCCCTACCGCCACCGGATCTAAAACTACCGGAATGTTGTTTTCGTTAGCTGCCTGTCCGGCTGCTAACATGGCTTCCACTGAGTCCGGGGACAAAGTGCCGCAATTTAGCACCAAGGCCTGGGCATGCTGAGTCATGGCAGCGGCATCTTCCACTGCTCCTAGCATCACCGGAGCCGCGCCGACAGCTAAAGTGACGTTAGCGGTGACGTTTGTAACCACTAGGTTAGTAATGTGATGAATAAGAGGGTGATCTTGCCTTACTTTTTCATTTAGGTTACAGATAGACTCAATCCAGTTCATAGTTTTACCTCCAAAAAAGGTTTATCAAAGATGTTCAATTGGAGCGTGATTGGCCCAACCATGCCAGGTGGTTAGTAGGACCGTGGCCGTGTCCTATCGGGACGGA from Bacillota bacterium includes these protein-coding regions:
- the gcvT gene encoding glycine cleavage system aminomethyltransferase GcvT translates to MANLKRTPLFEIHRQLGGKMVPFAGWEMPVQYSGIIDETKATRTKATLFDISHMGQILVTGSDAGQFLQHMVTNDVARLRDNQAQYAFLCREHGGTVDDILVYRLTDSRYLLVVNAANADKDFDWLTEQRQGNVQVDNLCAVEGQLALQGPAAIEVLSKLTEADLGSIKYFRFLPEVEVAGVKCLVSRTGYTGEDGFEIYSGRKHLALLWEALLDAGKTVGLIPAGLGARDVLRLEAGLPLYGHELDEDITPLEAGQDFFIKLGKEEDFIGKAALQEQVSAGLTRQLVGFETLERVIPRSGYDIYHQGDKMGQVTSGSFSPTLGKVIGFGFVKPKWSTTGTQIEIQVRGRMAKAQVVPLPFYRREK
- the gcvH gene encoding glycine cleavage system protein GcvH, which translates into the protein MSKIPEKLLYLETHEWVRFENEKAYVGITDYAQDQLGDVVFVELPAVGEEFQAKSGIAVVESVKAASDIYAPISGTVVEVNEALEDNPQLVNEDPYGEGWMVVLTVDNEEEIKALLSAEDYGKILEEEA
- a CDS encoding aminomethyl-transferring glycine dehydrogenase subunit GcvPA; this encodes MGWHYLPHTDDERAAMLETLGLNTVEDLFIDIPDQVRFDRELELPAPLAEPELYDHMYALAAKNANLNDYATFLGAGVYDHYVPSAVRQILARNEFYTAYTPYQPETSQGILQAMFEYQDMICELTGMDVANASLYDGATAVAEAALVAVNSTRNTEIVVADTVNPAYRTVLSTYVTPQGFTVKELPNADGVLDPGTVVDNLGPETACLIVQTPNFFGILEDITALAKKLADHKAVLIVVADPIGLGLLEPPVQADIVVGDGQSLGNAPSFGGPLLGFLAAKQKLVRRLPGRIVGQTTDKEGNRGFVLTLQTREQHIRREKATSNICSNQALNALAAAVYMTLMGPQGLRQVAELSLKKAHYAADRIAAVPGFSLAFDRPFFKEFVIKANRPISEINQALLGRNIIGGLDLSCYYPELKDHMLLCVTERRTRAEIDTLVSVLEGMS
- a CDS encoding aminomethyl-transferring glycine dehydrogenase subunit GcvPB, which translates into the protein MRKEKALIFELGSSGREGFSLPASDVPEQDLADLIPPSFLRETAPDLPEVSEGEAVRHYVELSRRNFGVDNGFYPLGSCTMKYNPKINEDVAALPGFAQVHPYLPKELSQGALQVLYELDQYLSEITGMDRVTVQPAAGAHGELTGLMLIRAYHNNRGDNRTTVICPDSAHGTNPASAAMAGFKVLTIPSNDKGLVDLEALKAALDEDVAALMLTNPNTLGLFEVDIHEIANLVHQVGGLLYYDGANLNAVMGHARPGDMGFDVVHLNLHKTFSTPHGGGGPGSGAVGVKKELIPFLPVPVVEKEQDRYTLSYDVPLSIGKVQGFYGNFGTALKAYTYIRQMGGRGLRQASSDAVLNANYVRHLLKDAYLLPHGDGPCKHEFVLSAKNFKDKYGVRTLDIAKRLIDYGVHPPTVYFPLIVDEALMIEPTETESKQTLDEFVQVMKAIAKEAATDPESVLSAPHTTVVGRLDEVKAARHLVLRREK
- a CDS encoding HAD family phosphatase; its protein translation is MTISRYRLLVLDLDGTLLDHKSELSPNTEAAVKKARAQGLKVTFATGRLFGDAIPYAQHLGLTLPLILNHGALIQTLAGEVLASWQIGSNSAQTLISIARRTGCPCQLYSKGQLYLEKLAYWNQEYLKYSFTSPVIVPDLAATAAQGPEQIDFLGEPEELGRVKRIIEQELGAAVQPTSSYRHLLEILPPGVSKGTAVEYLAAYLQIPLSATVAVGDGYNDLEMILAAGLGVAMGNAPEEVQRQADHVTAPNSQDGLVLFLDWLLADDTFNFDNDSDEKVVV
- a CDS encoding thiamine phosphate synthase, producing MEIQYDLYVLTDKALSKGRPMVEIVEQAIQGGATLVQYRAKNACGRDMVQEALALLEVTRCYRVPLIVNDRVDVALAVDADGVHLGQEDIPCKLARKLIGPDKILGISASTVDEARRAEQDGADYLGVGAVFPTGTKADAGDAIGLEGLSAVREAVTIPIVAIGGINIDNAAVVAATGVDGLSVVSAIVSSPDPKQVAWALKQAFLQGQAQLDSSR
- the thiM gene encoding hydroxyethylthiazole kinase, whose translation is MNWIESICNLNEKVRQDHPLIHHITNLVVTNVTANVTLAVGAAPVMLGAVEDAAAMTQHAQALVLNCGTLSPDSVEAMLAAGQAANENNIPVVLDPVAVGTTPFRTEMILKILQQVKCTVIRGNSSEMGFLAGKGVRPRGVDARPDDHLDSTALDKDRSELAAKLAGKYSATAAVTGRYDYVSDGNRLVRIDNGHPLLTVVTGTGCMATSVIAAWTAVAQDPFLAAAGALAAYGVAAEIAAEKADGPGTFQANLFDAVYNLNAEHLRDRLKISVNMEV